GCAGGGAGAAGGTTAAATAGTGAAGATGGAAGCCTTGCAGGCAAAGTTTTTGTGACTTCAGGCCTGGGCGGTATGTCGGGCGCGCAGGCTAAAGCTGCCGTGATCGCTGGTGCAATAGGAGTTCTCGCTGAAATCAACCCTATGGCAGTTGAAAAACGGCATTCACAGGGATGGGTCGATGAGGTTTACTACGACCTGGATGAACTTCTCACAAGAATTGAAAAGGCCAGGGCGGGTAAAGAAGCTGTGTCGCTTGCTTACCAAGGGAATGTTGTCGATTTGTGGGAGAAATTTGCCCAAGAGGATTTTAAGATCGAGCTGGGATCCGACCAGACTTCGCTTCATAATCCCTGGGCCGGGGGATATTACCCTGCCGGCTTGAGTTTCGGGGCATCCAACCGGATGATGGTTGAAAATCCTGATGGTTTCAAAGAAATGGTGAAAAAATCTTTGATACGCCAGGTGGCAGCTATTAATACCTTGTCTGCCAATGGAATGTATTTCTGGGATTACGGTAATGCTTTCCTGCTGGAATCAGGCAGGGCAGGAGCCGATGTTTTCAAAACCGACGGAACTTACCGTTACCAGTCTTACGTCCAGGACATTATGGGACCGATGTGCTTTGATTTTGGCTTCGGCCCGTTCCGCTGGGTCTGTACCTCGGGAAAACCGGAAGACCTTAAGATGACGGACCTTATTGCCGGCAATGTTCTGGAAGAATTGGCATCAGTTGCCCCAGCCGAGATCCGTCAGCAGCTTAACGATAACTTGTTGTGGATCAGGGCAGCAGAAGAAAACAAGCTGGTCGTCGGTTCGCAAGCCCGCATCCTTTACGCAGATGCGGAAGGCCGGATCAGGATCGCAGAAGCATTTAACCAGGCAATCAAAGAGGGGCGCATCTCCGCACCGGTTGTTTTAGGGCGCGATCATCATGATGTATCCGGGACTGACTCCCCTTACCGCGAAACATCGAATATTTATGACGGCTCCCAATTTACGGCCGATATGGCTGTGCAAAATGTAATCGGTGACGCTTTCCGCGGCGCTACATGGGTTTCCCTCCATAATGGCGGGGGTGTTGGCTGGGGTGAAGTGATCAACGGAGGCTTTGGCATGCTGCTGGATGGCTCTGCCGATGCTTCGCGACGTCTGAAAAACATGCTCTTCTGGGATGTGAACAATGGCATCGCCCGCCGAAGCTGGGCCAGGAACCAGGAAGCCGTTTACGCCATCAAAAGAGCAATGGAAACTGAACCGAAACTAAAAGTTACCTTGCCAAACATGGCAGATGAAAAGCTTATCGATCAGTTTTTTATTTGACGGTCAGCTTTCCGGTAAAGATCTTCCCGCCAACCATCACCTGGTACAGATACAGTCCTGGCTTCCACGAAGTCCAATCAAGCATGATCCCGTGCTTTCCTGCTTCCAGAATACCTTCATCTGTATTCATCATCACCGGTAAAAGTAATGGCCGGAAGGGAAACCAGTTCTTCATCCAGGTAATCCATCGATCCCGTCCATGCAAAGGTTTGAGGTGTGCCGGTGTTAACCTGGTAAATGATATCAACTGAGGTCATGGTAGTGCCTCCGACATTACGGATTTTCACTTCCGGTGTAAAGCTGCCACTGCAGGAAGTCTTTGGAAGATCAAACAATTGTTTAACCGTCGCATCGAATTCATATTCCGGAACAAAGTCAAGCAGGGGAAGTTTGGTTGCCTGGAAAATCTCTTTGGTGCTCTGGTCCTGGAGAAATATAACTACCTCACATTGTTCCGGAATCCAGCTGGGATCTACGGTAAACGGGATATCGAATTCCTGTGTATCACCGCCTGTAAAACTAACCGGTGTACCATTCTGGTTAGGGGCCATCAACCGGCATACCCAATTGACTTCGTCCATTCCCTGCCAGAATACTTCGATGTGCGATTCGGTGACAACAGTATGTAATTTGAGGTTTGTGCTTGTGTTAGAAGCCACTTTTACCAAAGTTATGTGAGCTGTGAAGTCAGTCAGACAGGTATGAGTACCCTCCACATCGATGGTGAAAGAGGATTGAATGGCCATTCGCTGGTTGACTTTGACAGAATACTGAGGAAACATGCTTTGCGTATTGCTTCCGCCGACAACCGCATTCAGCCCGTCGAAATAAGCGGTTGGAAAACCGGGCACGCCGTAATAACTGTTGCGTGCATTGGAATATGTATTAGCATAAGGATCGCCGTTATGATATTCAATAATGGCCACCTGGTATCCGTTCGCTATCAAATCATCGGCGCCCATTGCAGCTCCCGGGCAATACTGGCACCAGGTACCGGTCCCGATTTCAACTACTGCTTTATCGCGTGGAACCTGCTGGGCAACTGACATTAACGTGACCAGGAAAATAAAGATGAGTGTAAATAATTGCTTTTTCTTATTAGTAAAATGTATTTATTGTACAATAGTTAATTTTTGAGTGTGGATTTTTCCACCTATGGTCGTTTGAACCAGGTACAAACCTGGTTTTATATCTTCAATTGCTATCCTGATTGCCTGCGGACCGGCAGATAGCAAGCCACGTTTTTCAGTTTTGACTTGGCGTCCAACGAGGTCATAAACAGCAATGCTTACTTTTTCATTATTAAAAATGAAAAAATAGAGGTTGATGTAAGATGTTGCAGGGTTTGGATAAATATTGACGTTGGTTTCGCCTTCTTTTTCGGTAATCCCGACTTGTGTATTCACTTCAAAATAAGCGGAATCAATAGAACCAAAGGTAGTCCCGGTTTTAATATAGTTATTGCTGCCATAATATAATGCATAAAATCCCGGGATAACCAGGCCATCACCGCCGCTATCATAAATTTTAAAGATGTAACATTCAACATCTTCAAGTTGAAATGTCTCCTGGTAGATAGTGGTGGGATTG
The window above is part of the Bacteroidales bacterium genome. Proteins encoded here:
- a CDS encoding urocanate hydratase, which codes for MEINEFQSAILRGIVDGLPEPWPYDDSVSHAPRRKDILTLQEKRLALKNALRYFKPEHHQVLAGEFAEELEKYGRIYMYRFRPAYAMYARPAREYPHHSMQAAAIMLMIQNNLDPAVAQHPHELITYGGNGAVFQNWAQYLLTMKYLAEMTDGQTLVIYSGHPLGLFPSHPDAPRAVVTNGMVIPNYSSQDHWEKFNALGVSQYGQMTAGSYMYIGPQGIVHGTTITVLNAGRRLNSEDGSLAGKVFVTSGLGGMSGAQAKAAVIAGAIGVLAEINPMAVEKRHSQGWVDEVYYDLDELLTRIEKARAGKEAVSLAYQGNVVDLWEKFAQEDFKIELGSDQTSLHNPWAGGYYPAGLSFGASNRMMVENPDGFKEMVKKSLIRQVAAINTLSANGMYFWDYGNAFLLESGRAGADVFKTDGTYRYQSYVQDIMGPMCFDFGFGPFRWVCTSGKPEDLKMTDLIAGNVLEELASVAPAEIRQQLNDNLLWIRAAEENKLVVGSQARILYADAEGRIRIAEAFNQAIKEGRISAPVVLGRDHHDVSGTDSPYRETSNIYDGSQFTADMAVQNVIGDAFRGATWVSLHNGGGVGWGEVINGGFGMLLDGSADASRRLKNMLFWDVNNGIARRSWARNQEAVYAIKRAMETEPKLKVTLPNMADEKLIDQFFI
- a CDS encoding Omp28-related outer membrane protein, encoding MSVAQQVPRDKAVVEIGTGTWCQYCPGAAMGADDLIANGYQVAIIEYHNGDPYANTYSNARNSYYGVPGFPTAYFDGLNAVVGGSNTQSMFPQYSVKVNQRMAIQSSFTIDVEGTHTCLTDFTAHITLVKVASNTSTNLKLHTVVTESHIEVFWQGMDEVNWVCRLMAPNQNGTPVSFTGGDTQEFDIPFTVDPSWIPEQCEVVIFLQDQSTKEIFQATKLPLLDFVPEYEFDATVKQLFDLPKTSCSGSFTPEVKIRNVGGTTMTSVDIIYQVNTGTPQTFAWTGSMDYLDEELVSLPAITFTGDDEYR